The genomic window TGAGGTTTCAAAAAAATGGAACTAGTCAATGTTAGAGGGACTTAGAAAGAtaaacatggggtggctaggtggcgtagtgaataaagcaccagccttggagtcaggaggacctgagttcaaatctgacctcagacacttaataattacctagctgtgtggccttgggcaagccacttaaccccatctgccttgcaaaaacctaaaaaaaaaaaaatagacacacTAATGTATAGTTGATGGAGCTGTaaatacaaccattttggaaatccatttggaattatgaaaataaagttattaaaattaCCACATGCATTTTGACCCAAAAACTCCATTACAAACCCCATGGAGATAATAAGAAAAGTTCCTAtgaaagttaaaatatttatagctgcacTTTTTGTAATACCcatctcaagaaaaacaaaagttgaaGCAAAAGTAAATGACTATATATTGAAGAACGGCTAAACATATTATGGTGGTGGTGGGTTTTGCTacagttgttgttgttgttgtgttccTATTATTAAGGGGGCAGTTAGTTGGTACTTTAGATAGAATGTCAAGCTTgaaataaggaagactcatcttcttgagttcaaatctagcctcagacacttactaacagTATGGCTCTAAGTCACCAAAGCCTGttggccttggtttcttcatctataaaattagaattcTAACAACCATAAGaaagaatgcttcaaatcactaataataagagaaatacaaatcaaaacaataataatatttagtattaatgttatattaataataataataataattaaggcagctaagtgatataaaattaaaaggaaatgacaaatgattcCAGTATCAAAGACTCAGTcatggctgaaatgactgaacaaactatgtATTTATTGGAATAGTATTATTGGAATAGTATTGGAATAGTATTATTCTAAAGGACAGATGAATGTGATGAACACAGAGAATCATGGAAGAATCTATATGAATTGATCTAGTGTGAAgtaagctagaaaagaaaatgacaaaccactctagtatctttgtcaagaaaaccccaaataggaccATAAAAAGTTGTATATGACTGAAAGACAACTGAACAAATAGACAAGAATCTCCCAGGATGAGAAGGGGAGGCCCTGTGGTCTCCATCAATGGAATACTTATACAAGAATGCCTTATCAATAAGGCTATTCAATTATTGACCTCTCAAGCTCTGAAAGGTGACTGGTATGTAGAGGAAGGAGAGTTCTAGGACCTGGGTTCATTTCTTGACTCATAACTATTCTGTGACTTGAGGCAAGTCAGTTCTCTTCTTCAAGTCTATTTCTTCACCTTACAAAATAAGATGGTTAGACCAAGCTTTCTCAAAGTCTCCTTTCAAATCTACATTTGTGATCTTGTGGTACtgctatttaaataaattttattcgtGTATTTTATGTTCTCTAGGTAGCTACATGATTCAGTGCACAAAGTACTGAAGTCAGGAAATCTTGCTTGagttaaaattttgtttcagaaACTTGTGAGTTGTGTGATGCTCAACAAGTCACATCACCTCTCTgtgactcaattttctcagctgcaaaataattaataattgcacctaccttccagggttgctTTGAtattaaaattagataatatgggtaaagtcctttgtaaacttgtaaactttaaagctctatataaagcTCTATTATTACTTTAAATAAGTGTCTTCTAGGTGATAAGTTCTTGAAAGCCAGAAATCatattttgttcatctttgtagATTCCCCAGTTCTAAACACCTGCTTTATACAAAAGAGTgctaataaatggttgttgaataATAGATTCCTTCTGAAtgactctttttctcttcctacaCAGGCATTCAGAAGGAAGAAGCCAGAAACTCTTACCACACAGTGGATGGGATTGTTGGAGGGGACATCCTGCTCCCATTGAATGTCCCCTTAGGGACAGAAATACAAGAGATTGAATGGAGGTTTAATTCTGAGAAGCTTCAGTTACTTTCCCTTGAGCCTAGGAGCCACTCATTTCTCTGGCATAGCCCCTTGGACAGATACAAAAAGAGACTAGACACCCTGGAGGATTCCTCCCTCATTATTAGAAATACAACTATCAAGGACAGTGGATTATATGAAGCTCGGGTCATATTCATTTCTGGATTGTTCATCATTCAGTCTTTTGCCCTCTCTATCTATGGTAAATATGGCTCCAACGATTAGGGAGCCTAGAATCATAGCATCCCAAAAAGGTACTCAGTGCCCAGTTGGAAAGGATGTCAATGATCATCTATTCCAGCCTCTAACCTCAGAAAATTTTTCCTACTTGGGTtttggattttttgcaaggcaatggggtaaaatgactttgcccaaggtcaaacagctaggtgtgtctaaggtcagatttgaattcaggtcctcctgactacagggtcagtgctctatccactgcaccacctagctacccaagaGAATTCATTCTAAAGTGTCCCAGGGAAATAGTCAATCTAGCTCTTGACAGAAGACTTTCCTTACCATTGAACTCATGACCATGTCCTGACTCACTCCAAGGTAGCCCATACTATGTTCAGATAGTTCTATTGAGAAGTTCCTTAgaggctatctagtccaacccaacctcattttacaaatgtgtcATCTGaagactaaaaaaattaaattgcttgTCCAATGTCATACAGGTGGTAAAAACAAATATGGGAGGGGGGTTgctgtgttgttttgttttgttttaagtagctagatgacatagtggatagaatcctGGATTTCGGAGTTAGAAAGATGGGTTCAAATTTGTCTTaaaaatttcctagctgtatgatgcTGTATTCATTATGCCACTTGGTTGCCTGGTTCTTGACTTTATTCCCATAAATCTTCCCCAAAagactcttctctttcttttcattttgctgCCTCTCCTACTGCTTCTTTGCTAGTTCCTTCCCTCCTCAACGGGAGAGCTTATTGCAGCCAACAAACTTAGTTCCCTCTTCATCCACAGAAACAAATTATATTCTCTGTACCTCTTTCCTTCCAAAGTCCATTGTCCAAGCCAATGTCTGTGGAGGGGAGTTCAGAGAGAATAGAGAAATATTCATTCTGGAACACAGTTCCAAAGTTCCTTCAAATCAGAGGCTACTTCCAATTTACAAGTTAACTCAGTCATCTATAAGCATCCCTCCCCTCTACATTTACCCTAATTCTAATCCTTAAATCCAAAAACattaacaaccaaaaaaaaaaactcagcttCTAACTACATATCTTAACCTAGTCTTTAGAACCAAGAGAGAAAAACAGGACCTAAGAGACAGACATTTTGGACTTTCTTGGCAAGTAGAATGAACCTTTTCTCTTCCCTGGCCCTTACCTTCTCTGGAAAAATGGGAGAGTGCTTAGCAGATCTCTACCTAAGACAGAGTACTCAGGGATTAGATTCAGagcatcaaatttaaaaggaagtaaaaatttaggggcggctaggtggcacagtgaatagagcaccagccttggagtcaggagtacctgggttcaaatccggtctcagacacttaataattacctagccgtgtggccttgggcaagccacttaaccccattgccttgaaaaaaaaatctaaaaaaaaaattgtaaatgttctcctcagaaaaataaaagcaaatttaatAACTAAATCTcccatatatttaattaaatgtccctcatttactttcatttttctcaatatgaattataattttattggaaCACTGAGTTGGTGATGCTTTTCTCTGGGGTCAAATTGTCCTAATAGGTTCTGGCAACTGTTTTATATCTCTGAGTACTATAAAGGAGTTCTTTTTAAGATGTATGGCATCATATGAAAGATGGCTGATAGCATTAGGGAAGACCTCTGATATTCTATGTCCCTTACTGtagtttctcttcttttcctttgaccCAAGAACCCATCCCTGTCCCTCAGATCCAAATCCAGTCAAAGTGCCTTACATCACTCTGGTGCAACATCACTCTGGATTGTCAAGTATCAGGGCCTGGGAAAGCAGTAACAGTGACCTGGAGGAGTGGGAATCTCCTGACTGGACTGAAGCAATCAGAAACATCAGAGATATCTCCCAACTCCAGAACACTCAGTCTTTC from Macrotis lagotis isolate mMagLag1 chromosome 2, bilby.v1.9.chrom.fasta, whole genome shotgun sequence includes these protein-coding regions:
- the LOC141511255 gene encoding SLAM family member 9-like, translated to MLRMRTLQLLFLFFQSQKGIQKEEARNSYHTVDGIVGGDILLPLNVPLGTEIQEIEWRFNSEKLQLLSLEPRSHSFLWHSPLDRYKKRLDTLEDSSLIIRNTTIKDSGLYEARVIFISGLFIIQSFALSIYEPIPVPQIQIQSKCLTSLWCNITLDCQVSGPGKAVTVTWRSGNLLTGLKQSETSEISPNSRTLSLSLLMDQSNSSLTCLASNPVDQRNITIDLKDICALRDIYTSFKTPQEPVNIYSCPLKWMLLWKGLLLLGILLWTLGIRFTLDKGKTKEGQIKKYKVNKPQSHRVVKDISLANKQQQSPHHIPQVPLPLLEKNPIH